Proteins found in one Haloferax litoreum genomic segment:
- a CDS encoding DUF7546 family protein, with amino-acid sequence MSTRHVGLTAPLRVPVVRWLVVLCWVEALAVSVYLLATPVRVESLRYVLYPFVWINVGFAAVLWTNPPETSRRLELVAGTVAIAYFFVLAGLAGLVSVDFSALLGGGHAHAGSGHTMGWQFTLTAPGWGPRFGYTGDVVSAAFVPYRVVGYLALSYLVYAAVLDTARTVLSGALGLVSCIGCTFPVVAGLTAGLAGGTGVVSALQTLSIDLSTVVFVAAVVVLAFRPSTDGETGK; translated from the coding sequence ATGAGCACACGGCACGTCGGTCTCACCGCGCCGCTTCGAGTTCCAGTGGTTCGATGGCTTGTAGTCCTCTGCTGGGTGGAGGCACTCGCAGTGAGCGTTTACCTCCTCGCGACGCCAGTACGCGTCGAGAGCCTTCGCTACGTGCTCTACCCGTTCGTCTGGATAAACGTCGGTTTCGCCGCGGTCCTCTGGACGAACCCGCCCGAGACGAGTCGGCGACTCGAACTCGTCGCAGGCACCGTCGCAATCGCGTATTTCTTCGTACTCGCCGGCCTCGCCGGGTTGGTCTCGGTCGATTTCAGCGCACTCCTGGGCGGCGGACACGCGCACGCTGGGAGCGGTCACACGATGGGATGGCAGTTCACGCTTACCGCACCGGGGTGGGGGCCACGGTTCGGGTACACGGGAGACGTCGTCTCTGCGGCGTTCGTCCCGTACCGTGTGGTCGGCTATCTCGCGCTGTCGTATCTCGTGTACGCGGCAGTCCTCGACACGGCGCGGACGGTTCTCTCGGGCGCACTCGGCCTCGTCTCGTGCATCGGCTGTACGTTCCCGGTGGTCGCTGGCCTCACTGCGGGACTCGCCGGTGGGACGGGTGTCGTGAGCGCGCTTCAGACGCTCTCTATCGACCTCTCGACGGTCGTGTTCGTCGCCGCCGTCGTCGTCCTCGCGTTCCGACCGAGTACCGATGGCGAGACGGGGAAATGA
- a CDS encoding MinD/ParA family ATP-binding protein yields the protein MLAIAGGKGGSGKTTTTLGLARAFDGPVLAVDADRDMPNLHSMAGTERRERETPAVRPHPSDPTVSILSPPSEADDNAFERWLRMVAAEHRDVVVDCPAGAGPDAAAPLRVADAVVVVSPLCVPALRDAAKTAAMARALGTPVVGCVVSRARVAPNSVEELVGAPVLGTVPDEQSPVLAQPAVRAAYRRISNTLGRN from the coding sequence ATGTTGGCAATCGCGGGCGGCAAAGGTGGCAGCGGGAAGACCACGACGACACTCGGACTGGCACGAGCGTTCGACGGACCCGTCCTCGCCGTCGACGCAGACAGGGACATGCCCAACTTGCATTCGATGGCCGGCACAGAGCGACGCGAGCGTGAGACGCCTGCTGTTCGGCCGCACCCCAGCGACCCCACCGTGTCTATCTTGTCACCGCCGAGCGAGGCAGACGACAACGCCTTCGAGCGATGGCTTCGGATGGTTGCTGCAGAGCATCGTGACGTAGTCGTCGATTGCCCCGCGGGGGCAGGTCCCGACGCCGCGGCACCCCTCCGCGTCGCCGACGCTGTCGTCGTCGTCAGTCCACTGTGCGTCCCCGCCCTCCGCGACGCGGCGAAGACGGCGGCGATGGCGCGCGCACTCGGAACGCCCGTCGTTGGATGCGTCGTCTCCCGTGCTCGCGTCGCTCCGAATTCGGTCGAAGAACTCGTCGGCGCGCCAGTCCTCGGCACCGTCCCCGACGAGCAATCGCCCGTGCTGGCGCAACCGGCCGTTCGAGCCGCATATCGTCGGATATCGAACACGTTAGGCCGGAATTAA
- a CDS encoding cbb3-type cytochrome c oxidase subunit I, with protein MTEQNPERTDGGTEVGRDVVPAAHDHDDHHDFPGTGSIKRWFVTTNHKDVGILYIVTSLFFLVLGGVLAWLMRIQLWAPRAPGETILAPVAYNQAVSAHGLLMVFWFLSPFAFGFANYVVPLQLGAKDLAFPRLNALSYWLYLFSGILFGVSFFQGGTFSGGWTMYAPLNVPTFTPDVGASTAVLALVLFVASVTVSSVNFLTTMHRMRAEGLTLRNMPLFSWTILLTVWMMLFAFAALLAALMVLSADRLLGTTYFAMESPAGSLLWTHLFWFFGHPEVYIVFFPALGVMAEVFQTFTGRRIVGRKWFILAMLLVAIQSFVVWMHHMFLTSINLQVKTLFMITTIGISLPFDLMVFALIYTMLKGKIRFTTPFLFVFGALLLFIIGGITGVFLGAVVLDYEFRGTYWVVAHFHYVMVGGVTALVGGLYYWFPKMTGRMYDEFLGKVHFATYFVGFNLLYFPLFVAWETPRRVFDYAPELAPWHQIATIGGFILGLSFLIMFYNLFKSAFDGDPAPDNPWEYATTAEWAVSSPPPLENFEGTPTYRDGHLSFILDRDPDGPSGPSATADGGVADGGVATSPHTAVTREYEVVETTEAEVEGPSHASIWPFVLSLGAFFVLLGISPMQDAAFPNGTMGAAYVTTAVAGGVITLGSLVAMGLEPFHGPVFEEGEAWPFSGIDNGKVGMWIFLASDVVLFGGFLGAYIFTRVAFGWTVWEPVPPDPIPGLVNTYILLTSSFTVVLALVAAEKKHRLGVVTSLAATFVLGVGFLVNKGLEWQHLFHEGLWLSTNVQTSTFFLTTGLHAAHVVAGLVITLYLVARAWGGAYLEDNRSVEYFGLYWHFVDIVWLFLFPLFYIL; from the coding sequence ATGACCGAACAGAACCCCGAGCGTACAGACGGTGGCACAGAAGTCGGACGCGACGTCGTTCCCGCGGCACACGACCACGACGACCACCACGACTTCCCCGGAACGGGGAGCATCAAACGCTGGTTCGTCACGACGAATCACAAAGACGTCGGCATCCTCTACATCGTCACGTCCCTGTTCTTCCTCGTCCTCGGCGGCGTCCTCGCGTGGTTGATGCGTATCCAACTGTGGGCACCGCGCGCCCCCGGTGAGACGATTCTCGCCCCCGTCGCGTACAATCAGGCCGTCTCCGCACACGGCCTCTTGATGGTGTTCTGGTTCCTCTCGCCGTTCGCGTTCGGCTTCGCTAACTACGTCGTCCCGCTCCAACTCGGTGCGAAAGACCTCGCGTTCCCGCGACTGAACGCGCTGAGTTACTGGCTGTACCTCTTTTCGGGCATCCTCTTCGGCGTCTCCTTCTTCCAGGGGGGCACCTTCTCCGGCGGGTGGACGATGTACGCCCCCTTGAACGTCCCCACGTTCACACCCGACGTGGGGGCGTCGACGGCAGTCTTGGCGCTCGTCTTGTTCGTCGCCTCTGTCACCGTGTCATCGGTCAACTTCTTGACGACGATGCATCGGATGCGAGCAGAGGGGCTCACACTCCGCAACATGCCGCTGTTTAGCTGGACGATTCTCCTCACCGTCTGGATGATGCTCTTCGCCTTCGCAGCACTCCTCGCCGCGTTGATGGTCCTCTCCGCTGACCGCCTCCTCGGGACGACGTACTTCGCGATGGAGTCACCGGCCGGGTCGCTCCTGTGGACACACCTGTTCTGGTTCTTCGGCCATCCCGAGGTGTACATCGTATTCTTCCCGGCACTCGGTGTCATGGCCGAGGTGTTCCAGACGTTCACCGGTCGCCGCATCGTCGGCCGGAAGTGGTTCATCCTCGCGATGCTGCTCGTCGCCATCCAGAGTTTCGTCGTCTGGATGCACCACATGTTCCTGACGAGCATCAACCTCCAGGTGAAGACGCTCTTCATGATTACGACCATCGGCATCTCGCTGCCGTTCGACCTGATGGTGTTCGCACTCATCTACACCATGCTGAAGGGGAAGATACGCTTCACCACGCCCTTCCTCTTCGTCTTCGGGGCGCTCTTGTTGTTCATCATCGGTGGCATCACCGGCGTCTTCCTCGGCGCTGTCGTCCTCGACTACGAGTTCCGCGGCACGTACTGGGTCGTCGCCCACTTCCACTACGTGATGGTCGGCGGCGTCACGGCACTCGTCGGGGGACTCTACTACTGGTTCCCGAAGATGACCGGCCGCATGTACGACGAGTTCCTCGGAAAGGTCCACTTCGCGACGTACTTCGTCGGGTTCAATCTGCTGTACTTCCCGCTGTTCGTCGCGTGGGAGACGCCGCGCCGCGTCTTCGACTACGCGCCGGAACTCGCGCCGTGGCACCAAATCGCCACCATCGGCGGGTTCATCCTCGGATTGTCGTTCCTCATCATGTTCTACAACCTGTTCAAGAGCGCATTCGACGGCGACCCAGCACCCGACAACCCGTGGGAGTACGCGACGACGGCCGAGTGGGCCGTGTCGTCGCCACCGCCGTTAGAGAACTTCGAAGGGACACCGACCTACCGGGACGGCCACCTCTCGTTCATCCTCGACCGTGACCCGGACGGACCATCTGGACCGTCGGCCACTGCGGACGGTGGTGTCGCCGACGGCGGTGTCGCAACCTCGCCGCATACGGCGGTGACGAGGGAGTACGAGGTTGTCGAGACGACGGAAGCGGAGGTCGAAGGCCCGAGTCACGCCAGTATCTGGCCGTTCGTGCTGTCGCTGGGGGCGTTCTTCGTCCTCCTCGGTATCTCGCCGATGCAAGACGCGGCGTTCCCGAACGGGACGATGGGCGCGGCGTACGTGACGACGGCGGTGGCCGGTGGTGTCATCACACTCGGGTCACTCGTCGCGATGGGCCTCGAACCGTTCCACGGTCCGGTCTTCGAGGAGGGCGAAGCGTGGCCCTTCTCCGGCATCGACAACGGCAAGGTGGGGATGTGGATATTCCTCGCCTCCGACGTGGTACTGTTCGGTGGGTTCCTCGGCGCGTACATCTTCACGCGCGTCGCGTTCGGCTGGACCGTCTGGGAACCAGTTCCGCCGGACCCGATTCCGGGCCTCGTCAACACGTACATCCTGTTGACGAGCAGTTTCACCGTCGTCCTCGCACTCGTCGCGGCCGAAAAGAAGCACAGGCTGGGTGTCGTCACGAGTCTCGCGGCGACGTTCGTCCTCGGGGTGGGCTTCCTCGTCAACAAGGGACTCGAGTGGCAGCACCTCTTCCACGAGGGCCTGTGGCTCTCGACGAACGTCCAGACGTCGACGTTCTTCCTCACGACGGGCCTGCACGCCGCACACGTCGTCGCAGGCCTCGTCATCACCCTGTATCTGGTCGCTCGCGCGTGGGGAGGTGCGTACCTCGAAGACAACCGGTCGGTGGAGTACTTCGGCCTCTACTGGCACTTCGTCGACATCGTCTGGTTGTTCCTCTTCCCGCTGTTCTACATTCTGTGA
- a CDS encoding methionine adenosyltransferase: MTDRNIRLESAEKRAVEDQEVEIVERKGIGHPDSICDGIAESVSRALSNLYLERVGKVLHYNTDETQLVAGTAAPAFGGGEVIEPIYLLIVGRATKEYDGKKLPVDSAALRAAREYLNENIPELDVGTDIIVDVKLGEGSGDLQDVFGEETQEVPMANDTSFGVGHAPLTETEQIVLEAERALNGARYGDDHPELGQDIKLMGKREGDVIDVTVAAAMIDSYIDDIDDYIDAVENVRAFVTELASEYTDREVNVEVNTADDYEAGSIYLTTTGTSAEQGDDGSVGRGNRANGLITPNRPMSMEATSGKNPVNHIGKIYNLLSTHIAETVVAEVEGIRDLQVRLLSQIGRPIDEPHVADAKVITEDGVTVADIEDEVVAIIDRELADVTDITRRTIEGELSTF, translated from the coding sequence ATGACTGACCGAAACATCCGCCTCGAATCCGCCGAGAAGCGCGCGGTCGAGGACCAGGAGGTCGAAATCGTCGAGCGAAAGGGAATCGGTCATCCCGACTCTATCTGCGACGGCATCGCCGAGAGCGTCTCCCGCGCGCTCTCGAACCTCTACCTCGAACGCGTCGGCAAGGTCCTCCACTACAACACCGACGAGACGCAACTCGTGGCCGGGACCGCTGCGCCCGCCTTCGGTGGCGGCGAGGTCATCGAACCCATCTACCTGCTCATCGTCGGCCGGGCGACCAAGGAGTACGACGGGAAGAAACTCCCTGTCGACTCGGCCGCCCTCCGGGCCGCGCGCGAGTACCTGAACGAGAACATCCCCGAACTCGACGTCGGAACCGACATTATCGTCGACGTGAAACTCGGCGAGGGGTCCGGTGACCTCCAAGACGTGTTCGGCGAGGAGACGCAGGAAGTCCCGATGGCCAACGACACGAGTTTCGGTGTCGGACACGCCCCACTCACCGAGACGGAGCAAATCGTCCTCGAAGCAGAACGCGCCCTCAACGGGGCACGCTACGGCGACGACCACCCCGAGCTCGGACAGGACATCAAACTCATGGGCAAGCGCGAGGGCGACGTTATCGACGTGACCGTCGCCGCCGCGATGATAGACTCCTACATCGACGACATCGACGACTACATCGACGCCGTCGAGAACGTCCGTGCGTTCGTCACCGAACTCGCCAGTGAGTACACCGACCGCGAGGTCAACGTCGAAGTCAACACCGCCGACGACTACGAAGCAGGCTCTATCTACCTGACGACGACCGGAACGTCCGCCGAACAGGGTGACGACGGGTCTGTCGGACGTGGCAACCGTGCCAACGGCCTCATCACGCCGAACCGGCCGATGAGTATGGAAGCCACGTCGGGCAAGAACCCCGTCAACCACATCGGGAAGATTTACAACCTCCTCTCGACTCACATCGCCGAGACTGTGGTCGCCGAAGTCGAAGGGATTCGCGACTTGCAGGTCCGCCTGCTCTCGCAGATTGGCCGCCCTATCGACGAACCCCACGTCGCCGACGCGAAAGTCATCACCGAGGACGGCGTCACCGTCGCCGACATCGAAGACGAAGTCGTCGCGATAATCGACCGCGAACTCGCCGACGTGACCGACATCACGCGGCGCACCATCGAGGGCGAACTCTCGACGTTCTGA
- a CDS encoding DUF6789 family protein, translating to MSQETPSTAIGEVEQPAGETIEPAITGRVVLTAMTGGLIGTVLMLPILVGIPELLGLFLTEPITRFAGIALFFGFEPSVALGVVLFGMGGVFVLPITFVVVGAFLPPEEPEYLRGVSFATLYWVGFVPAFWPDQSIAVVASFLLFSLAAHWVYGLVLGFTLDRFAEIPQHEV from the coding sequence ATGAGTCAAGAAACGCCGAGTACCGCGATAGGCGAAGTCGAACAACCGGCCGGAGAGACCATAGAACCCGCGATTACCGGGCGCGTCGTCCTCACCGCGATGACGGGCGGGCTAATTGGAACGGTGCTGATGCTCCCGATTCTCGTCGGTATCCCCGAGTTACTCGGTCTATTCTTGACCGAACCAATCACGCGATTCGCAGGCATCGCGTTGTTCTTCGGGTTCGAACCGAGTGTCGCACTGGGCGTCGTCTTGTTCGGCATGGGCGGCGTCTTCGTCCTCCCCATCACGTTCGTCGTCGTCGGGGCCTTCCTCCCGCCGGAGGAACCCGAGTACCTTCGAGGCGTCTCGTTCGCGACGCTGTACTGGGTCGGGTTCGTCCCGGCGTTCTGGCCAGACCAGAGCATCGCCGTCGTCGCTTCGTTCTTGTTGTTCTCGCTGGCGGCGCACTGGGTCTACGGACTCGTCCTCGGGTTCACACTCGACCGGTTCGCTGAAATCCCACAGCACGAGGTCTGA
- a CDS encoding cytochrome C oxidase subunit IV family protein, producing the protein MVSTKFYTVIYVVLFVSATIQVLVEFAGLNYWTAFGIILVLSAAKAVLVAAYFQHLRFEPRSLTYLVGIGLVAALALTVAASYSLL; encoded by the coding sequence ATGGTATCAACAAAATTCTATACAGTGATTTACGTGGTATTGTTCGTCTCGGCGACGATTCAGGTGCTCGTGGAGTTCGCGGGGCTGAACTACTGGACGGCGTTCGGCATCATCCTCGTCCTCTCGGCGGCCAAAGCGGTGCTGGTCGCGGCGTACTTCCAGCACCTCCGGTTCGAACCCCGCTCGCTGACGTACCTCGTTGGAATCGGACTGGTGGCCGCGCTCGCACTCACCGTCGCGGCGTCGTATTCGCTCCTGTGA
- a CDS encoding DUF7410 domain-containing protein, with protein sequence MDDDGTIVTPETAPPTGSNPNAVCPYCDRPFTRERLRDLHVGERHENCTADERAAYEVAREAESEDLFTYHLKVAGGLGALYAILFLLAIVGFTL encoded by the coding sequence GTGGACGACGACGGGACGATAGTGACTCCGGAGACGGCTCCCCCCACAGGGTCGAACCCGAACGCAGTGTGTCCGTACTGCGACCGCCCGTTCACACGGGAGCGACTTCGCGACTTACACGTCGGTGAGCGACACGAGAACTGCACGGCCGACGAACGGGCGGCGTACGAAGTCGCCAGAGAAGCCGAGTCAGAAGACCTGTTCACGTACCACCTCAAAGTCGCCGGTGGACTCGGTGCTCTCTACGCGATACTGTTCTTACTCGCTATCGTCGGATTCACGCTCTGA
- a CDS encoding RAD55 family ATPase, protein MSRLATGIDVLDRQLGGGIPAGSVVLLAADPASQSELFLNELTTTRGTLWITTLRSEVAVSDALDRCVSPTGSPTIRDVGGDAPLDTANKLVRDLPEGANLIIDVVDILERNEAPRYRKFLNGLQTHMVNTRGLTILHGLKGESVPQNRDLTEHMADIVFDLDTKIDGSEIENRLAVPKFRGGQALNETIKLRLADQVTVDTSRDIA, encoded by the coding sequence ATGTCTCGGCTGGCTACGGGTATCGACGTGCTCGACCGTCAACTCGGCGGTGGCATCCCGGCAGGGAGCGTCGTTCTCCTCGCGGCAGACCCCGCAAGCCAGTCGGAACTCTTCTTGAACGAGTTGACGACGACGCGCGGGACGTTGTGGATTACGACACTTCGGTCGGAAGTCGCCGTCAGCGACGCACTGGACCGCTGTGTCAGTCCGACGGGAAGCCCGACCATCCGCGACGTTGGCGGCGACGCCCCCTTGGACACCGCCAACAAACTCGTCCGCGACTTGCCCGAGGGAGCGAACCTCATCATCGACGTGGTGGACATCTTAGAGCGCAACGAGGCCCCGCGCTACCGAAAGTTCCTCAACGGTCTCCAGACGCACATGGTCAACACGCGCGGCCTCACCATCCTCCACGGTCTGAAAGGCGAGTCTGTCCCACAGAACCGCGACCTGACCGAACACATGGCCGACATCGTGTTCGACCTCGACACGAAGATAGACGGCTCAGAGATAGAAAATCGGCTCGCGGTTCCGAAGTTCCGCGGCGGGCAGGCCCTCAACGAGACCATCAAACTCCGTCTGGCCGACCAGGTCACCGTCGACACCAGTCGTGACATCGCCTGA
- a CDS encoding alpha/beta hydrolase — MTDIPLEHVHVEPSEPVDGSAPAVVLLHGRGSNEQDLLQLTQHFPDHLHVVSLRAPDRLQGGYTWYELDLSGGGLHQSQPHTEQFERSRELVRASIDAAIEEYGLDSDRIGLLGFSQGAITSLSLLVEDPDDYAWVVALHGYLAESHASVEPEGIADKPVFVGAGSMDRIIPASRAEHAADRLRELGANVTVQVYDAPHGVGPDELADVVSFVETHV, encoded by the coding sequence ATGACTGACATTCCGCTCGAACACGTCCACGTCGAGCCATCAGAACCGGTCGATGGGTCGGCTCCTGCCGTCGTATTGCTCCACGGACGCGGGTCGAACGAACAGGACCTCCTCCAACTCACACAGCACTTCCCGGACCACCTCCACGTCGTGAGCCTCCGCGCCCCCGACCGGTTACAAGGTGGCTACACGTGGTACGAACTCGACCTCTCCGGCGGCGGCTTGCACCAGAGTCAACCCCACACCGAACAGTTCGAGCGCTCGCGCGAACTCGTCCGTGCGTCCATCGACGCCGCAATCGAGGAGTACGGCCTCGACTCCGACCGAATCGGCCTCCTCGGGTTCAGCCAAGGTGCTATCACGAGTCTCTCACTTCTCGTGGAGGACCCCGACGACTACGCGTGGGTGGTCGCGCTGCACGGCTATCTCGCCGAGTCGCACGCCAGTGTCGAACCCGAGGGAATCGCCGACAAACCCGTCTTCGTCGGTGCCGGGTCGATGGACCGTATCATCCCCGCGTCGCGGGCGGAACACGCCGCAGACCGCCTCCGCGAACTCGGTGCCAACGTCACCGTGCAGGTGTACGACGCCCCACACGGGGTCGGCCCGGACGAACTAGCGGACGTGGTCTCGTTCGTCGAAACGCACGTCTGA
- a CDS encoding FKBP-type peptidyl-prolyl cis-trans isomerase — MSDEPQAEAEQVDEEVESGIQDGDFVRLAYTVRTTEDGDVVDTTSKEVAEEAEIDVEGYEFEPRVVIIGAGHVFPEVDDALKGAEVGDEGTVEIPAADAFGEYDDDEVRTVSANKIPEDDRYPGAQVTIDGDQGRLETIIGGRARVNFNHPLAGKDLEYEYEVLELVDDREEQAAGLLGMYLQQAPEVWVQTDEVEEEQVVESDDDDEDAEPETETVTVEKDTLYIEATQQMTMNQQWMFSKQQIAQDIMQRLDIDRVIVQETIEGGMGGMGGLGGMMGGAGGADIEEAIEDVDIDAEELAAELDADESEE, encoded by the coding sequence ATGAGCGACGAACCGCAGGCGGAGGCCGAGCAGGTCGATGAAGAGGTCGAGTCCGGTATTCAGGACGGCGACTTCGTCCGCCTCGCATACACAGTTCGAACGACCGAGGACGGCGACGTCGTCGACACAACGAGTAAAGAAGTGGCCGAAGAGGCCGAAATCGACGTCGAGGGCTACGAGTTCGAACCTCGCGTCGTCATCATCGGTGCAGGCCACGTCTTCCCCGAAGTCGACGACGCCCTGAAGGGTGCCGAAGTCGGCGACGAAGGCACCGTCGAAATCCCCGCCGCGGACGCGTTCGGCGAGTACGACGACGACGAAGTGCGCACGGTCAGCGCCAACAAGATTCCCGAAGACGACCGCTACCCCGGTGCGCAGGTCACCATCGACGGCGACCAGGGTCGTCTCGAGACCATCATCGGTGGTCGCGCCCGCGTCAACTTCAACCACCCCCTCGCGGGCAAGGACCTCGAATACGAGTACGAGGTTCTCGAACTCGTCGACGACCGCGAAGAGCAGGCCGCCGGCCTCCTCGGGATGTACCTCCAGCAGGCCCCCGAGGTCTGGGTCCAGACCGACGAAGTCGAAGAAGAGCAGGTCGTCGAGTCCGACGACGACGACGAAGACGCAGAACCTGAGACGGAGACGGTCACCGTCGAGAAGGACACGCTCTACATCGAGGCGACGCAGCAGATGACGATGAACCAGCAGTGGATGTTCTCCAAGCAGCAGATTGCGCAGGACATCATGCAGCGTCTCGACATCGACCGTGTCATCGTCCAAGAGACCATCGAGGGCGGCATGGGCGGCATGGGCGGCCTCGGCGGTATGATGGGCGGCGCTGGCGGTGCCGACATCGAAGAGGCCATCGAGGACGTCGACATCGACGCCGAAGAACTCGCCGCGGAACTCGACGCGGACGAGTCCGAAGAGTAA
- the coxB gene encoding cytochrome c oxidase subunit II, which translates to MGTPLLLSHSVFLQSGLVPRGTRVIVFESIFEVFLVLGSLVGVVVIGYMLYNAYKYRSGSSYGSDDEADRPILGELPMGDSGGRKLATSFFMSMIIVVSLVSWTYLTLLYVEEGPADQESLDIQVEGYQFGWRFTYPNGHTTDGVLRVPADQPIELQVTSADVFHNFGITALRVKTDAIPGQQTETWFVADEPGTYTAQCFELCGAGHSYMSAEVIVMPPDEYEEWYESTGNETESASMEVPT; encoded by the coding sequence ATGGGCACGCCACTCCTGCTCAGTCACTCGGTATTTCTCCAGTCGGGGCTCGTCCCGCGGGGAACGCGCGTCATCGTCTTCGAGAGTATCTTCGAGGTGTTCCTCGTCCTTGGGTCACTCGTCGGCGTGGTCGTCATCGGCTACATGCTCTACAACGCCTACAAGTACCGCTCTGGGTCCAGCTACGGGTCGGACGACGAGGCGGACCGACCCATCTTGGGTGAACTCCCGATGGGCGACTCCGGTGGCCGAAAGTTGGCAACCTCGTTTTTCATGAGTATGATTATCGTCGTCTCGTTGGTGTCGTGGACGTACCTGACGCTTCTGTACGTCGAAGAGGGGCCGGCAGACCAAGAGTCGCTGGACATCCAGGTCGAGGGCTACCAGTTCGGGTGGCGATTCACCTACCCGAACGGTCACACCACTGACGGCGTGCTTCGCGTCCCGGCGGACCAACCAATCGAGTTGCAGGTGACGTCAGCCGACGTCTTCCACAATTTCGGTATCACAGCGTTGCGTGTGAAGACGGACGCAATCCCCGGACAGCAGACTGAGACGTGGTTCGTCGCCGACGAACCGGGTACCTACACCGCACAGTGTTTCGAACTGTGTGGGGCGGGTCACTCGTACATGTCCGCTGAGGTCATCGTGATGCCGCCCGACGAGTACGAGGAGTGGTACGAGAGCACCGGCAACGAGACTGAATCCGCATCCATGGAGGTTCCAACATGA
- a CDS encoding YlbF family regulator gives MSTQTTRLEELGRELGEAIADHPKYEAYEEAKAAVEADDEAQELITEFNQLREEFNVARQMGEATQEGLQKVQAKQDELHSMPVMKEFLLAQAEMVGELEKVNEAISDPLAVDFGGEAGGCCND, from the coding sequence ATGAGCACGCAGACGACGCGGCTCGAAGAACTCGGCCGTGAACTCGGCGAGGCCATCGCCGACCACCCGAAGTACGAGGCGTACGAGGAGGCGAAGGCCGCGGTCGAAGCAGACGACGAGGCGCAGGAACTCATCACCGAGTTCAACCAACTGCGCGAGGAGTTCAACGTCGCTCGACAGATGGGCGAGGCGACGCAGGAAGGCCTCCAGAAGGTGCAGGCCAAACAGGACGAACTTCACTCGATGCCCGTGATGAAGGAGTTCCTCCTCGCACAGGCCGAGATGGTCGGCGAACTGGAGAAGGTCAACGAAGCCATCTCCGACCCACTCGCCGTCGACTTCGGCGGCGAGGCCGGTGGGTGCTGTAACGACTGA
- the cyaB gene encoding class IV adenylate cyclase, protein MYEVEVKVRADHGVVRERLEAVDATQVNRVAQTDTYYDAPHKDFAETDEALRLRRETRFDGDDVVGEETNVTYKGPLVDDSSKTRREYETGVHDGETMDAICTAVGFEPAATVEKERERFVVDGYTVSLDTVSGLGEFVEVEIEVEDGVDSAREGAFSVLDTLGLDPDDQIRTSYLGMLLGAPEE, encoded by the coding sequence ATGTACGAAGTCGAGGTCAAAGTCCGCGCCGACCACGGCGTCGTCCGCGAACGACTCGAAGCGGTAGACGCGACGCAGGTGAACCGAGTCGCCCAGACGGACACCTACTACGACGCACCACACAAGGATTTCGCCGAGACAGACGAGGCGCTTCGCCTCCGGCGCGAGACGCGCTTCGACGGTGACGACGTCGTCGGCGAGGAGACCAACGTCACCTACAAAGGACCACTCGTCGACGACTCCTCGAAGACCCGGCGTGAGTACGAAACCGGCGTCCACGATGGCGAGACGATGGATGCGATTTGTACGGCCGTCGGGTTCGAACCCGCAGCGACGGTGGAAAAAGAGCGCGAACGCTTCGTCGTCGACGGGTACACCGTCTCACTCGACACCGTCTCCGGCCTCGGCGAGTTCGTCGAAGTCGAAATCGAAGTCGAAGACGGTGTCGACAGCGCACGCGAAGGCGCGTTTTCGGTCCTCGACACACTCGGCCTCGACCCAGACGACCAGATTCGAACCTCCTATCTCGGGATGCTCCTCGGTGCACCCGAGGAGTGA